The nucleotide sequence ctagctagcaagtactggcgcagctcctcactcataaaggaggaccctctatcactgtggatatagcagggatacccgaacagagtgaagagctggcgcaaggcgtttatgacggacgtggcagtggtgtcggggcaggggatggcaaaggggaaccgtgagtactcgtctataacactgagaaaatagacattgcggtcagtggagggaagggggcccttaaagtcaacactcagtcgttcaaaagggcgggtggccttgacaagttgtgccgtgtcaggacggtagaagtgcggtttgcactcagcgcaaatttggcagtccctggtcatcatcctgatgtcctccagggagtatggcaggttccgagctttcacaaaatggtaaaatcgggtgacccccggatggcaaagttgtgcatgaagggtgtacagctggccgagctgtgtgctagcacatgttccccgggatagggcatcagggggctcattgagccttccaggccggtacaggatatcataggtgtaggtggagagttctatcctccaccgcagaatcttatcatttttgattttgccccgctgttggttgctgaacaggaacgcaaccgagcgctggtcggtcagcaaggtgaaccttttgccagcaagatagtgcctccagtgcctaacagcctccactatggcctgggcttctttctccaccgcggagtgccgaatttcggagccttggagggtgcgagaaaagaatgctactggtctgccttcctgattgagggtagcagccagagcgaaatcggaggcatcacactccacttggaagggagcggtctcgtccactgcatgcatcgtagctttggcaatgtccgctttaatgcagtcgaaggccgcgcaggcctcagcagagaggggaaacgaggtagacttgaccagggggcgagccttgtctgcgtaatgggggacccattgggcgtaataggaaaaaaaacccaggcaccgtctgagggccttgagagtggtgggaagagggagttctaacagggggcgcatacgttcgggatcagggccaataaccccgttttccacgacatacccaagtatagcaaggcgggtggtaccaaacacacacttgtccctgttataagtaaggttcagagctgcggccacttggagaaatcgttggaggttggcgtcgtgatctggcctgtcgtgaccacagatggtgatgttatccagatagggaaatgtggcctgcagttggtactggtccaccatccggtccatttccctctggaagtcagagacaccattcgtgacaccgaaagggacgcgcaggaagtgatagagcctgccgcccgcctcgaaggcggtgtaggggcggtcctctgggcagatggggagctggtgataagcggatttcagatctattgtcgagtacaccttatactgagcaatctggttgaccatatccgtgatgcggggtagggggtatgcgtcaagctgcgtaaaccgattgatggtttgactatagtccaccaccatcctatttttctgcccagtccgaacaacgaccacctgggccctccaagggctggagcttggctcaatgatcccctccctgagcagccgctgcacctccgactgaatgaaggccctgtcccccccgctgtacctcctgcttttagttgccacaggtttacagtcgggggtcaggttggcgaacagcggtgggggagggaccttgagagtggagaggctgcaagtggtgtcggtagcgcagctgtcggcctggtgctggatgggatgtgtgtgcccgtgtgtgtgtgtgtggtcagtagcggggtatgtgaagaagtcccacaaaactgtggAGTGGTggaagtggtgggaggggcccgtcatataccatagtcacactttcgagatggctctggaagtccagccccaatagcacaggtgcgcacagattaggcatgaccagcagctcaaagtcccgatattctgtgccttgcaccaccaatgtcgctacacaacccgcccggatgtctgtggactgcgacccagaagccaaatggaacctccgactgaccggccgcgttgcgagtccgcagcgttgcactgtgtccgggtgaataaaactcccagtgctgcccgtgtcaaacaggcatctagtcctgtgcccctccacccggatgtccatcatggaccttgcaagctggtgtggggcgctttggtcgagagttacagtggccagagacccggtaagcatcggagggccgggggcggagcgtgctgacgtcgacaaagatggccgcccacatccgggcatgcaagatggcggcccccacgtttcacccgcagcgctgcactccgctcgaggttgagacttacagaccttggcgaaatggccctgctttccgcagctggagcaggtcgcttctcgcgctggacagcgttgtcgaggatgttttttatggccacagaaataacaaagcacgagtttctgacgggccacagccgtggtcagggtcggggagctcgtggaattgcgactggcagcggcgttggcgaattcgctcccgggagccggtggtggcggggtctgaggagtccacggaaccggcggggaatcgcgcgactggacagcgtcggcgttatgcagcgcagcttccagagcatcggccgtctctatcgccgagcttaaggtaaggtctgagttttccagcagccgctggcgcatgtacactgacctcagtcccgtcacaaaggcgtctcgcaccagcagctccgcatgttgttctgccgtgagcgtcttgcagtcacaagctcggacgagtgtctgtagtgctcggagaaactcagcgcacgattcgccaggctgctgttgccgggtagctaaacgatgtcttgcgtagacggtgttcaccggccgcaggtactgtcttttgagggcgtccagtgccccggataatggagtaaactttgggggtgaccctcgagagtaggattctgtgcgtaacggcgggttcagtcacACGAAGCTCcaccaagtatgattggaagcatgcaagccagagttcaaaagcgagagctgcgtcagggtcttgagggtctaaatccaaccggtccggatgcaaaacgggttccatgttgtaaaacttccagtcaataaaattgatgcaccatcaataactcacactgagacgtaaggtgagatatcggcttttattgactggaagaaggaaccaggagtgagtgtctatcatacaatgtcctggagactgaggccgagcgtcaggcctcagacctcctttatacaggggcctgtgggaggagccacaggagcagtcagcaggggcgtgtcccgacaggcacatagttcaccacaattataACTCTCCAGGTTACatcgtcctgtgtcactctcattcttCTCAAATTTTTCATCAGTAGCATGCAGGTTAGCGCTCTTTttaaaactgcaacttgacttcttagctttttttcttctctctgcaTTCGACATGAAATGCTCTTTGTACATTCGACTTATgaaatgctctttgtatgtgtcctactttattgcattttctgcaagttttgcctttaaacctacaTTGGTCTGGCATATGTGAGACCCTGCtgcaatggtaacacaattttcTTGTTTCGAGTcatttgcaattttgttcatgctcactttaatTCTAGacagcaactcaattgcatcactgtcagctgtttccattgatacatcaGTTTCAACTGCTCTTTCAAATGtatgttgtgcttcagttagagcTGTTGTTAAATGCTTTCTTTTTAGACTCCACAAACAATCTCTCACAGCATCATTAAGCCTATCACTGAGCTGAAAcaatcagacaatctcttcaattcagctacaAAGGCTGAAATAGACTCCACTTGCTTTTGGTTCCACTTAAGAAACTAAAGTgttttgcaatcaacaatggcttttgttctgactgctcctgtattactttcacaatatcagcaaaactattttctgctggtttggttggagtagttaaactttgaagcaaactatATGCCTTTAAGCCGAAtgtactcagcaaaattggtattTGTTTCTCACTGGTGATTTCATTTGCTTCACAATACTGTTCAATCCCTTCAGTATATGAAATCTGGTTACCTTTCTGtcgtagccagccatttctgctcttgctttatgattattatcacccggtactcactgtttatgaaccagtgatttcttccattttctgcctcTTATTAGACGTGATTGTGTCTTCCCTTCCAAAGAACACCTGTGGCACTGCTTTGTTTTAAATTCTACCAGGCTACTTGGAGTCACataataaagtaggccaaagtcagcatgatttccttaaggggaaattttgcctgacaaatctgttggaactctttgaagaaataacaggcagaatagacaaaggaaaatgttATTAACTTGGAGTTCCAgagggcctttgataaggtgccacacacgaccCCGCTAAACAAGATGAGACGCTATGATactacaggaaaaatactggcaCAAATAGAAGATTGTCTGActggctggaggcaaagagttgCAATAAAGTGGGCCTATTCTGATTAGCTGCTGGTGCAAATGGTGTGCCACAGTGGTCAGGACAGCTTCCTTTCacattatacatcaatgatttagatgatgaaattgatggctttttggctATGTTTGCAGATGTTGCAAAGATAGTTGGAGAGGAAGGTCGTGTTGAGAAAggagggagtctacagaaggtcTTGGACAGATTGAAAGAATGGAcaaaagagtggcagatggaatatagtgtagggaatgtATGGTCGTGCATTTTGGTAGAATGAATAAATATGTAGACTACTGTCTAAGTGGAAAAGAAttaagaaatcagaggtgcaaattgacttgggagtccttgtgcaggattccgtaAAGGCTAATTAACAGGTTAATTCTGTGGTAAGGAAtgcaaatccaatgttagcattcatctcgagaggactggaatataagagcaaagatgtgattgATGCTATGGCTTTATTAGACATTGATtaaaccacacttgaagtattgtgagtcaTGTTGGGCCTcgtatctaagaaatgatgtgctggtgttggagagggtctagGGAAGTTTATGAGTATGATTCTGGGAATCAGGAGCATTTTGTTGGCACTGGGCCTGTAgttaaagtttagaagaatgaagataCATCTCATTAAACCctgttaaatattgaaaggcctaaacagagtacgtgtggagatgatgtttccagtAAGGGGGTGCGTAGGGCCAGGGGGCACAGCATCAAAATAGGGACACATCCATTTGAACAGATGAGAagtaacttctttagccagaaggtgatgaatctgtggaatttaatgCCATAGAGAGCTGTGGAGGTCATGAAATGggacaggcacatcaacccccaaatccttcCTCCCCCAAGTGCCTCCTCCTGtggaagtcattgagtatatctaAAACAGAGTTTGAAAGGTTCTTGGTTAGCCCAATctttccattttgt is from Hypanus sabinus isolate sHypSab1 chromosome 30, sHypSab1.hap1, whole genome shotgun sequence and encodes:
- the LOC132383332 gene encoding uncharacterized protein LOC132383332, yielding VATKSRRYSGGDRAFIQSEVQRLLREGIIEPSSSPWRAQVVVVRTGQKNRMVVDYSQTINRFTQLDAYPLPRITDMVNQIAQYKVYSTIDLKSAYHQLPICPEDRPYTAFEAGGRLYHFLRVPFGVTNGVSDFQREMDRMVDQYQLQATFPYLDNITICGHDRPDHDANLQRFLQVAAALNLTYNRDKCVFGTTRLAILGYVVENGVIGPDPERMRPLLELPLPTTLKALRRCLGFFSYYAQWVPHYADKARPLVKSTSFPLSAEACAAFDCIKADIAKATMHAVDETAPFQVECDASDFALAATLNQEGRPVAFFSRTLQGSEIRHSAVEKEAQAIVEAVRHWRHYLAGKRFTLLTDQRSVAFLFSNQQRGKIKNDKILRWRIELSTYTYDILYRPGRLNEPPDALSRGTCASTQLGQLYTLHAQLCHPGVTRFYHFVKARNLPYSLEDIRMMTRDCQICAECKPHFYRPDTAQLVKATRPFERLSVDFKGPLPSTDRNVYFLSVIDEYSRFPFAIPCPDTTATSVINALRQLFTLFGYPCYIHSDRGSSFMSEELRQYLLARGIATSRTTSYNPRGNGQVEQENATVCKATLLALKSKGLPVSRWQEVLPEALHSIRSLLCTSTNATPHERLFSFPRKSVTGTTLPVWLTSPGPVLLRKHVRSNKYSLLVERVHLLHANPQYAYVVLPDGREDTVSIRDLAPAGAADHYPEGSPVTMNPAPEVTLCSPSPTQTPHDTCIPGVSYAFIPGMRDHRRLVGKNKHNLRPLCNHQCCWHLCGHSRCYVDRSDRFDHLIDLTCKNFATWDCLQSKQSCGKLIKFDVRTSFKRVTPCKAMDPNDVSNRFSESMNRNKVATEQDERRTMFERVLERELSGFPNPHLVESVHGEPTDKEGQLYEKELIETVLIIHNLPPQIRKPTDE